In Lathyrus oleraceus cultivar Zhongwan6 chromosome 2, CAAS_Psat_ZW6_1.0, whole genome shotgun sequence, the DNA window TCAACTCTAATCGCTCAATAAAATCATTAAACTCAACAATTTCTCCAAAATTCACACAAGAATTCACCCCCTTCATCTCCCCCTCCTTCTTAATAGCATTGAAATCTCCACCAATACACCACTTTCCATCTAGAAACTTCCTCTTACAATCAATTAAAGCACTTCGGTCATGTTTATTCTATATACATTTTGTCTCCGTTTTTATAACAAACTCGTAAAGAACATTGAAAGACACCCTTTGTTAGATatttgaagaaaaatttgaaCCAAAAGTGATTTCGACACGTTTGGTTTCTCTCTTAAAGTTAACTTTTGTAGTCTATATATGATTTTTACTTTGAAATTTAGATTTAACCGACTTTTACCAAATTCTATCTAAACATAAATGACTCAATGTTATAACCAAACACGCCTAACAAATTGAGTACTCCCATAAAGCAAGAAGAGAGATAAAGAAAGAATAAAGGGTACGAGTGAGACGGAAATGTCGGAAGTGTTGGAAAGTAGAACAAAAAGAGAAGGCGTGGCAACAGTGCAAGGGCAAACAAGACACGGGGCACATATGTATGCACTGTCTTTAGTTTGGCCACCTCCAACCAGGCATCAGAAAACGGTAATAACCCTATTGCCATTCTCCTCTGACACAGTGTCTGATGAAGCCAAGACACTATTTGGTCTACATCCATTGTTCCTCATATCACTAAAATTAAATACACTCTTCCTTTCACCATTACCTATATAACTCCATACTCACTCAGTCCCCACTCATCTTTCTTTTTGTCTCATTCTCTGTCTAATCTCAATGACTTCAATCCCTACCCGAATCACACACAACATCACGTTTTACACCTATACTTtcatgttttgtttgttttgtatCATGGATCTCTCATTATACTTTCATGTTTTCTTGAATAAAAGATGTAGTAGAATTAGTTTAGTGCCAAAACCTTGAGTATATGTATCAGAAGATGTCTGCCATTAGATTGAACGATGATTAATAACAAAGTGAGAAGTTGGAAATACAATTCTAATGCGAGAAAGTGCATATATAGAAGACAGTTGGCGCATATATTTTCTACTGCGAAAGCTTAATTGGTTATTTCCCCATTTTCTCGTTAGATTGGCATGTGAGAACAAGTTTTATGATTGACGACTATATTATAAATATGTACTATATAACAATCAATAATATATATAAGTTTGGAGGAAAAGGTGATAAAAACTAAGTGCAAAAGGTTATTACTTTTATATGCACCAGCACTAGGTCCTTTTTCCCTATTTCTTTCATTTTATGATATATTAAGACACTAATTTTTTGTTGTTGCTATTATttaaaaaagagaaaaaaaatttgACACTAATTTGTAGGATAAGTTGAAATCATAATCTTGGTCGTGTGTTGGTAAAGTCTGACGTGGAAGGCTTAGTGGTGAGAGTCTTCTGTAGATAGAGATGAAGTGTACTTATTATAGTTATCAAATCATCACTTCAAAATTCAAGTCAATGTCCTAAAAAATGTGTAATTTTACTAAGAGTATAATGAATAGTAGTACTTTGGTGTGATACTAAGTGTGTCGTTTGATTATGTTTTCTAGTATAATGAATAGTACTTTGGTATGACGTTATGGTGCGTTTGATTAAGTTTTCTCATAATTAGCGGTATTAAAAGTTGTTTTGAGAGTTTGAAGATTGTCAGAAAAATATTTTTTGCCAACAAAATTATGCAAATATGAGAAGGGTTGAAAATTTGAACATGTCATTTTGATATATATTTGACAAGTTTCATTTATAATTTAATTTATGTTTGATTTATACATTAGACTTGcttaatatatttatttagtcCATATTTTGGATATtaattttatgtattattttatttgGTTAAATATAAAATTTTGAATTGTTAAAATAATTGTTAAGTGTGTTAATAATATTGGACTAAAATAGTTTGATTATTTTAAATtttggttttgtttctttattattttggaaaaatcAAACATTAAACAATATAAAAGGTATTATAGTAAATTTTGTATTATTTTGTCCAATACATTAATATATCAAACAGCGGACAATATAAAATTGTTTGTCTTGTGCATTAGTAATCAAACATAGTACAATATAAAAAATTGTCAGGTAACTCAGTCATATGTCGAATGCTCATCCTTTTGCAAATCAAACGCACATTAAGCCACACTTATATACACACTGTTAGAACCATCCACGATGAATGGGGTGCCAATACGGATGACCTTCGAGTCATGAGCAAAAACTTCTTTTTTCTTCACTCGACACCGTTATGAGTAAACCTTATTTGTCCCTATATCGAGACATCTCGACGTCATGAGTAAAACCGATGTCTTGACCCCGTCTTATCATCTCGTTGTTTCTCTCTATATATATTAAGTAATGTCGTATCGATGTCTTGTCAAACTTGTATATAGCCTTTGTTTTGaacaaaaaagaagaagaaattgCTTATCCCACCTTAAATGGTGGAAAAACACCTTAAGGAATTTCGAAAATATTTTTCAGAATTCAGAAGTACATTTTCAGACGCACCCTTTTCACACCAAAACACATCATAAGTGAGAATCACCTCATTTTTTCCTAATATTTAGTCCATGGATGCACTTCTGAATTCACTCTCTACCCATTTATACTAAATCCATAGATAAATGAATCACAACCTCTTTGTATAAAAAAATATAATTCGAAAATATATTTTTTGAATGAATCTGGAAGTATACTTCCAGAAATAAGTTTCTAATTTAGTTAAATGGTTGTGTATGAACAAGTTCATCCATTATCTTGATTTTGTGTATGAACAACATGAATGAAAGATGCATGTATTAAACTCCATAACTTTTTGTCTCAAACCAGAACGCCCATGATAAGAGGAAGGCACAAGACTTTGAACTTTTCAAACCCTCTTATTTTTCCATACTTTAAACATCTAAAACTCTTACGCAACAAAATTCCATTAATTTCTCACAATCTTTCAATGCCTTCTGTTAGCTGGGATTTTCGACAGAATAAAATCTAAACACAATGAGAAAACTTAGAAAAATTGAAAGGTTGAAAGGAAATTTTGACTTGATTTTCTGATTAAGGAAGTTAAAGCCTTAGTTGTTGGGATAAAGTGTGGGACTTAGTAATTTTTCTAAAAAGGAACTCCATCCAACAGTTCGACAACAATATTGTTCAAGTTTTCGACGTCAACAATCAACAAGATACGTCGATCAACAATGTTTAGTACGAAGAAATATTTTCAAACGAGTAACTACTTCTCAATCTTATCCAAAGGGACGTGTGGAAGGAGAAAAATATGCATAAATTACGTGTCAAATGTTGAAACATAGAACATTATAAGCATTTATTTTAAATTTAGTATAAATAGGAGTTATAGTGTTAAGATGCAGTGTGTTGCGTTGAATTCACTACAAAACTCACAAACTCAAAGTACCCAGCAAAGCGATAACCAAGTTTACTTAAGCAAATTACATGACTCCAAACACCATTTCATTTAAATGCAAAGTCTTTTACTTAAACTTATTTTCTTTGCAATCCTGCTTTCATTCCTTTGTTAATTTATTGTCACCATTTTACAAACTTCTTATCATTTTATCATTGTCGAAATTATTTACGTTTCCAAACAAGCTACCTTTTTGCACTACTTTACTCAAAGAttttgactattttgaaatcctTTACTTTACTCAAAGATTTCGACTACGTTGAAATCCTTTAACCCTGCAGTTGCAAGATCTGTGTTTGGTTTTTCAATGCTAGTGAATGATAGGGAATATCCTTATTGCATACCAATGTCGATGGTGGTTGACCTTCATACCAACATGTCAACATATAGTAATAAAGCAATTGCCACTAGGCCATCATATAATCCCTATAATGCCTTTGCTTCGACCATAAATAATATAGTTCGCCCATGAGGGATATGTTATATCCCTCAAGTGACACCATCTTTAAATATGACGTCTATGATGGCTATGAGGTAACATATTGATGAAAGCAATCTTCAAATGGTTAATACCTTAACCCAATAAATGAGTATAATATTCAATCCTTCAATTATAATTACTAATCAAACATACGAGTTATTGGATAATCAAATGGTTCAAATAACCAATTTTTTTGGCGTCCCTCGGGTTTAGGCTCGACCAACTCCTCAAACATCAAACTTGAGCAAGTCGAAATGCCTGAAAATTGGATGACCTAGGTAAACTTAGGCCAACACCCAGATTTTTGACCACCATAACCTACCCCAAATAGGGAAGACGAAGAATACATTGGCCAGTATGACCTTAGGCCAGTAATGGTTAGAGAGATCAGGATACCGACCAAGTGCTTCGACATGTCCAACAAAATAAATTTGGGGGGCATAACAACATAGCTAATGTGGTCAAACAAATTTTGGCCCAATATGGCCTCAATGTGGGTCTCCATAGACCCAATTGCATATCTCGTTTGTCAGAATATGTTTGAAAAACAGAACTCCCTAGGGGCTAGAAAGTTCCCAAGTTCACCAAGTTCGTTGGTGACACTAGTGAGTCTACGGTCGAACATGTCGCTAGATACTAGACTGAGGCTGGCGACATAGGAAATAATgagaatttgaaaatgaaatattttttCAATTCTCTAACAAAAAAACGCTTTCACTTGGTTTTCCACACTCCATATAAACTTGGAGTCAATTAGAGAGAGTGTTACATGAGCAATTCTACAAGGGGCAGTCGAAAATAAGCCTTAAGGAAGTTAGTGTTAGACAAAAAGTGCCTGAGTCAATTGACGACTATTTGAATATTTTCAGACTCCTTAAGGCAAGGTGATTCACATAAGTTCCTGAACATGAGTTGGTCAAAATGACTACTAATATGTGTTGTAGCACACCTTTCTACTTGTATGTAGTCAAGTCacattctctttttttttctttccgGCCTATAGGAAGTATAACACAATAATTGATAATTTTATTATCAAAacttaatttttaatttattaaaacaCATGGTAATTTGTAGTTTTATTATCAAATACGTAGTAGGTAATTTAATCTTTTGGATAGATTAGTTTTTATTATAGgattttctttttttaattatTGTAAAGAGTTGATTTTGTGTCTGATTTTTCTAATTTGATTAAGGTTACTGATGATGGTTGAAATAAGCGTGAAAAGTTACATGGACTTGCATTGTATCGAATGTTCTTATATCGTTCAATAAGTCTTTCAAAATTGAAGTAAGATTAGAATGAAAACAAAGCATGAATGGGGATGTAGCTCAGATGGTAGAGCGCTCGCTTAGCATGCGAGAGGTACGGGGATCGATACCCCGCATCTccaaattttcattttttttcgAAAAAACAATCAACTTCTGCTATTTTGTGTTTTCTGCTATTACATGTTTTGTTTGGAGTTTCCACTATATTATGTTGTCTGTTTAATGACCTAACACTGCAGTGTTCATTATATACACACACACGAAGCATGATCTACTTCCACTACTAAAACTTTCTACAATTTCTTTATTTATCTTACAAAAATGTACTATTCAGTAGCTACAAACTTTGGGTGTTGCTTGTTTCTTGATGAAGATGAGGAAAGAACGAATTCACCATTGGACAATCGTAATTCAGTTCAGCAGGCCTTGCAATTTTATGCCTTCACACATCAACCATCATCATATAAGTTAACATATCAATATACATTATACAATAATTCTCATCATATAATTCTTCTCTTACCATTCTTGATCAATCAACATTTCATCCGTCAATCCAAATTCTCTTAACTCTTGTTCATCGTGATGCATCAGTAAACTATACCTGTTAAATTTATGCTTATCACATTTAGTTATTAGACTAACATTTAACACAGACACCATTGACATGACATGTACCAGACACGTCTTTAATATGAAAAATGATCAATTACCTTCCACCATAACCCTTTTCCATGACAAGCTCACCTCCATTTCCAAAGTTATTGAGACCTTCAAACTGTTCAACTGTCCACTTATACCACCTCATGAGAAAAACTCTAAGTGTTAGACCGTGCGACACGATCACCAAGTTCACATCAAAATTCTTCTCCCCCGGAGGCTGATATCGTCCGATATTAATATCGGCTCGTAGTGTTTCTCTAAACCCTGAATTTCAATATCAAATCCAACATTAGATTCAATAGTGTTAACTTGAGTTTTTAAAGCTGACATTAGGATTTTTGATGTCTCTGCAACCAACCGCAACCTAACTATGAAGGCCTATTTGCCATATTTAACTGTTATTCCCCACAATATCAagaattttaaaattttattacCTGTGATTCTATCATATACATCAGCCGCGGATTCTCCATTTGGAAATCGATAAAAGAATCGACCATAAAGATGTCGTTGCGCCTTTTCAACTTTCATCAACTCTCTATTTTGAAAATTCCCTTACACAACATAAATCACAAAGAAAcaataaataaattttaaaatacacaaatatatacaaaaaaaTCAATCAATGAATTGATATTTGATACCGAAATCTTGTTCTCGAATGCGAGGCTCTTCTCTAAAACCAGCAATTCTGGAGCGTTCAAAAGGACGAGCCAAGCTTTGCAAAGTTTCAAGAGTTCTTCTATATGGAGACACATAAAAGTAGAGTTGCCAATTTTCATCACCATCTTTCTGAATCATGTTCTTGATTCTTTGACCACATTCCTCTGCTTGAACTTTTCCTTTGTTGGTTAGGCCTATTTTAGGATCAGGTACCCTTGTGTAAACACTCTCATCCACGTTTCCTTCACTCTCTCCATGTCTAACAAGGATTATTCTTCTAGGCCTTGGAGGTACTGCCCCAAAAGTGGAGGCTACTAAAGGGTTTATGAGAGGATTTTTCTCTGGAAACCTGGCATGTCCATTGTTGTTGTTAAGTGAATCTATGGATTCTGTTTGGTTGTGACAACATTGGATTAGTACTAAGTATGTTTTGTTTGTCTTAGAATACTTAGAAATAGGATTGGATTTGATTTTAAGGTGTTTTGGTTGAGATGCTGAGAGAGGTAGTGTTGCTATGGCAATGCTCATGATATACTTGAATGCAATTCTACTCATTCTCACATATTTATTTGGAGAGTGTGATATTTGTGGTTGACATGAATCCTTCCAAATTTTTGGATATCATGAATGATAGACCAACCAAGTAGTCCATATGTGTTGACAAGTGGTGGCTTTCATATGGTCCTAGATTGTAGACATGTCTTGTATCTTGGAGCTTGAAAAACATTTTGACATTTTTTGGCTTAAAATGGAGGTATATgaaaaacaattttaaaaaaatttactAATTACATTTTAAGAGTATTACAAGTAGTTGAAGACGGTAATAACTCTACAAATAGAGAATATAGGTGTGAATACTCTAATGATTAAGTGAGTAATTTATTTAGAGTGTGAGACTTTAGGATTTATAAAATGTGTACCTTAACATGAGTCATGATGTATAAAATGTTTTCCTATAATTTCTCTTGTAAGAGATTAATCTAAATGAACattttaaacttttaaattttgaaaaaattggtAGTAATGAGCATCAATTATAGGAAAACAAAAtaatttgattaaaaataatGAATTGATATCGTAGATCATTAGttaataaatttttttttacaattaatttgattaaaaataataatttattttaaatttatgaTTCTCATTACCCTTTTAAATCCCATATAATTATCGCATAATTTTATTAAAATCACAACCataagggtgtcacacacatcCGTAACATGGGTTAAAAAAACATATCACATAAGACATGTCATCGATTGCTCACCTTCACTTAAGGTATCATCCCAGCGGAATCATCACCACATCAAATCAAATATTTAATATTCACAATTCAGGAAATTAAATCTCATAACTTCAAACTCCCTGACATCTTAACAAGAGTTGTAATGTTCAACTTATCACCATTTAAAAATCTCACTAAACATAATCGCAATTGCAACAAGTCAAAAGAAATTGGAGCAAACGTTCCCAATCCGATGTTACATTGACCAAAGTAAGATCCTACTAAAAAAACGAAAATTAATAGGAAGCTACTCCAAGAGCTAACTTCCACTTACTGCAGCAAAttactcttgagtatctgcacgatgcccatgtaaaagcaacattcaaatagaaggggtgggaattcatttcaataataaatGGTATAACATGAAGAATAtagtacaacatctacacaacCATGCATAACAATATATCACTTCTCACATTCaattcatcatcaacatcatacacgacagcatctcaattatcatcaacatcatacccaaccacatctcaattatcatcaacatcatacgCAACCACATCTCAATTATTATTAACATCATATACAACAACATCTTAATATCATTAACGTCATATacaacaacatctcatccaacaaTATGTCAATAACAatcaatacaaatgcaacacttatgaAGTGTACTCAACACCGAAtcgacatgcatgtggtaccaaatatgaacactcaggttcattTCAGGTCGGCACATGTGCTGCATTTCTAAAGCATGTACGTTCTGACTCATGTACCGCTTGCATGTGTCGATGCATGACCTTCATAGATTGACACATAATGtaaaattttccaaaaatcaGTCTTTTGACCATCTAAACACTCTCTCATGTACCAAAAACTCATACTACAAAAACTCATCAAATAAAACTCATTTTTTTATGCTTATAGCTTCCTAATTCATCATCTACTCCAAAATTTTCAAGAGTCAACGTCATGTTACAACACATCATCATACTCATCATCTTTAAATCACAAATAACATAATCAAGGTTAAAAACCTTCAAATATCAATGAATGACATATCATGATCAACAATATTAAAACAACATATACATACAATACATAAATTTTACCCTAATTCATCATACAATCAAAAGTGATAACACAACATCAGAATTGAGATCTACAAAACTCAatcctaaggaggttaagggttcATCCATTCTACCCTTATACCATATATTTTACTATTGGAACAAATTCTCACCCTTAGCTGAAATCCTGGCAATTGATGCAATTCTCTCTTGCTTTCCCTTCTTCTTTCTATAGCCAATTTGCCTCCCTTGCTCCAACTCTCCAAAACACATTTCAACTCTCTAGATTCTCAAATATCTATTTTGTTTCAAGACCTATTTTCTTCCAAAATAGACTCTTCCTCTTGTACCCTCCAATTTATCCCTGCATCCCCATTCTATCCTCCATATTTTCCTTATTCTCAAGCTTGACTTCAATTCCTCTATACATATAATTTCCCCATTATTTTAATTAACTAATTCAAAAATAAATATTATTCTAAAATTCTATTAAAAATCTCAATAATTATAAACACTATTGTCCAACTCATACTCTCCATACCCCTACTTAAAGGGCACTTACCCCATAACTACATCATAACCAATTTAACATGTCAACCAATTCGAATAAGATCTTAAATAATTCGATTAAATCAAATAATTgaattcggggtgttacatttTTTACTTTTAGAGAATTCCAAGATTTTATATAGAGTTTCAAAGAATCCATAGGGATTATCCAAAAGGTTTCCTCCCATATTTCCACCATGTTGTCTCTTCTTCACTATTTATCTACATTGACATCTTCTTATGAGTTTCCTTTAATTATTATTTGCTTCTTCTTCGTTATATGTTTCATATTTTTCCAATTGTTAATACACATTGGGTTTATGTTGTATTTCTTTCCATTGTGGTTTGTAGTAGTTTATAATGTCGGCCCCCAAAGCATCGACGCGCCCAATAGTACTTTTTTTATAATGACGAAGGTTGTGCATGTTGAATTGTTTAAGAGATTAAGAACTATTATGAATGTAGAGAACTTATACATAATGATTTAGGTGGAGCGTTAAATATGTAATTCTTTGTGTCGACGTCAAGATAATGTGTTTATGTGTATCAAAATTAGAATGTGTCGAGCAGAGTCTGTATTTTTTATATTTGAGCATGCAGTCAAAGTATGTAGTTGACAAAGGAGTCGACATAGTCGAAATAGTTAACTTAACTTAGTTTTAGTTAAGTTAGTTATTTTTTATTACTTTTAGTGTAAGTAATCTCTTCTATAAATAGAAAGgatatttatttcatttgtaaCAAGGGTGTAGTACAAGTTTTGTAAACATTGTGTAGATTTTGAAAATTATAGTTGTGATTAACAAACAATATCAAACACTTAGAGTGCAGTTTGCACAACATAATTActttattcttcttcttccccaATTTCTCGTTTCTCTCACTTTCAATTACATTGTTTTCTTATTTCAATTCTATGTATAGTATGGAATCATCTTGAAACCAATGAGTTGTTATTTCGCCTGAGTAAATGGTGAAGAACAATATGTGTGATCAATCAGAAAaattgattcttgttcatcaagattaATTTGGTTAACTTCAAGATTAGATTTTTCCCAACATCTGGTATCCAGGGCAATGGTTGTGGGATCTTTGGGACACAATGAATCATGATGAATAATTCGAACATCCATTTTCCGGCGAATCTTCCAATCTTGAATGGTAAGAACTATGAAAATTGGTGCAAGAAGATGGAGGTAGTTTTTGTTATCAAGGTCTTTAGTATTTTGTAAACAATAGTGTAACACCAATTGGAGAGAATGCTACGGATGAACAAATGGCTGCACACAAAGatttgaagaagaaagattacAATTCTCTTTTTATAATCCATCAATACGCTGATCCAGACAACTTTAAGAAAGTTTGTGATGTAGATTCAACAAAGGAAGCATGTGACATCCTAAAAAAATCATTTGGAGGAGCTGAGAAAGTGAAGGAGATgatgaggttacaaactcacaaagGAATGTATGAATTtcttcagatggaagacaatgaaagtgtAACTGATATTTTTACCAGAGTgacgaaactggtgaatcaaatcaaaacGTGTGGAGAAATATTGATATCAAAATCTGTTGTGTCAAATATTTTGAGGTGGTAATAGCCATAAAAGAATAGAAGTATTTGTCAAGTATGACAAAAGAATAGCTTCAAGGGATtcttgaatctcatgaacaaagaatcGATTAAAAAACTGCAAGCAAGTCAAATACTGATGTGGCTTTGCAAGTTCAGTCAACTAAGAAAGACAAAGGAAGATAGAATGGTAACAAGGGAAGAGGAAGTTACAATAGTTCGACTTGTAGAGGAAACCATCAAGAAGGTAGTTCGTCGAATCAGAGACAATCTTCTAACAAAGGAAATCATAAAGGTGGTGGTGAAGGTATAGGAAGAGGCGATAGAAGAAAATTTGATAAAAGTCATCTTCAGTGATACAATTGTAAAAAATATGGTCATTATGCAAGTCAATGTCGAGGAGGCAAGAAATAACAAGAAAGTGATGCAAAGTTTGCAGAATATGAAGTGATGCTAATCGTCACAACAAAAGAAGAATAAAGATTTAAATATCAATGGTATCTCGACTCAGATTATTCATCGCACATGgctggaagaaaagattggtttaTCAACATCAGTCCTTCGTCGAAGAACAAGGTGAAATTTTCAAACGACAATACCTTATCTATTGAATGTAACACCCTAGCCCCctgtaacatctcaaaatttgccctcctctgctttaaaaaaaataaaaaaaaataaaaaaaaataataaaaaaaataaataaataaataaatttggctatgagtcgaccataggggtcagcgcatagaccacgggtcagcgcatagcatgtttgagccgacctatggtcgacgcatagcaggctatggtcgacgcatagcaggctatggtcgacgcatagcaGGCTATGAGTCGACCGCTCGCGCGAAAATGCAGTTTTTTGAGTGTTTTTCACTGTGTGAAGCTGTTTTTTGGTTGTTAAGTTAGTTACTTTCCAGATTTTGTTCACATAACTCATTTTTCACTAATTTCACTTCATTTTGCTAATTGAGGTGATTAAGGATGGATTAAGTTGgagtatatattcctaatcataacaaactCCTAACAGAATACACACTTtccaaaaccagatctgaaaactcatcacattctctcaatttcctcaagaatacaaaaccttcaacttcatcaaacttcatcaaatctTGATCAATCTTCGAAATTCTTCTTGCATTGATCTTGTATCATCATCTTCTACATCTGTTTTTGCTTCTCATCATCAATCAAGCCTCCAAACACGACTGTTCAAAGAAGCATCATTCATGGTGGATTGTGATTTCGCGCGTTAGGAGCTGTTTCAATCAAACCTAATCGCATCATTCAACTCCCTGAAGCATCTAGTTCATCTGTTTGAGGTTGAAGCACGCAAAGAACAGCTAGAACACCACTGCCATTACAGGTATGTGATTTTTTCGAGTGTCACGATTCTTCAAGTGCTTAGGTGCGTTTTGTAGAGCATAGAACGTAGGTTATGGTGATGTGAGTAGTTTAGCAAATGATGCACTGTAGGCTAAGAGATCTGGATTTGAAATTATGAACCAAAACCCTAAGTTGATCGATTCATGAGATAGAGGAACTTTTAGGTTAAATTGAGTTGATATTTGAGATCTACGTGGTGAGACGAGTCCAACGGTTATCCATTTGCTTGTTTTGGTGAAAGTTTTGTGTTCATGTGTTCTTCGTGTGCTGGAGGAAGAAGAGGAAGTTTTCTGAAAATTGTTGAGTTTGATCTTCATTCTCGTTTGAAAATTTAAACTACctgtttcccgctcccgccttAATTAATTACAA includes these proteins:
- the LOC127120748 gene encoding phosphoglycerate mutase-like protein AT74H, with protein sequence MSRIAFKYIMSIAIATLPLSASQPKHLKIKSNPISKYSKTNKTYLVLIQCCHNQTESIDSLNNNNGHARFPEKNPLINPLVASTFGAVPPRPRRIILVRHGESEGNVDESVYTRVPDPKIGLTNKGKVQAEECGQRIKNMIQKDGDENWQLYFYVSPYRRTLETLQSLARPFERSRIAGFREEPRIREQDFGNFQNRELMKVEKAQRHLYGRFFYRFPNGESAADVYDRITGFRETLRADINIGRYQPPGEKNFDVNLVIVSHGLTLRVFLMRWYKWTVEQFEGLNNFGNGGELVMEKGYGGRYSLLMHHDEQELREFGLTDEMLIDQEWHKIARPAELNYDCPMVNSFFPHLHQETSNTQSL